A single window of Venturia canescens isolate UGA chromosome 3, ASM1945775v1, whole genome shotgun sequence DNA harbors:
- the LOC122408282 gene encoding E3 ubiquitin-protein ligase TRIM33-like isoform X3: MKKKKSVNMESRVSEISTLVSGAMVKEEPMDQSSGNQDSQQTQLQTICNDDDNEQRNECTPESQEHENRAFLNKCVFCDKQFTCDEESKLLECLHAACSACVNNKLADSNTSVDVDVLLESNIIVCQICNVTSQTQNLIDNRFHSKFVEDDCNQGIEDESKDMEEDKKCTSCHDNATATSWCVECEEFICENCVLAHQRLKITKDHTIKPKDEVANYSESSKKGDKKIPSYLFCAVHPHEQLSLFCQTCDRLTCRDCQLSDHRDHKYKFIHEIAAETRSSVATLLKEVSYKRVLLKSAMKVIEDRQVLILEKKKSLVQDITQMVVQLTNAINTRGKQLVMRLNEVCDQKQNTLNEKKIALDQLSKLTDHCIQFVTHALEKGSDMELLYSKRSVTGHLQRIKSRRADIPNPEIPVRIHLSMEKVPDLIKVVSSIGAIVVDGRVYRSMSPASGSGTPTIPLTEQSSESRQQSASRGSASASDRCTPVLQVPSVTPQANNSAQQNSYQPINLQVSVHQQSGVSQQQQQSQSQAPQLQQQQQQQQQQQQQQQQQQQQQQQHHQQQLQQQQQQIQQQIHQASQLQQAQIAQMQSQQNQNFAIQQQQQQSQHYPVLNVQRTSPQTQLPQRLSQNVNYNGRIQQQASQQQLMMQQRPLGGCHQQQVTSSTHPHQQVHLDPLGQQNASLRGLLAHNPPPFRPAPNHVPYKLPPGYRYPASSLQQRGPQMQTYQPTNPSLASGGRVQQCSTGAVPPSLAEMNYHMKIGSMPRWHIPQTANHCLPYSGSRNSAVPPPVPISLSNDTYKITLKNQQPPQQPQLQQPPQSAPQQQQQQHHQAQQQQQQQPQQQQQQQQQQQQQQQQPSLQQQQQPQQQPSLQHSQQQLLIQQTNNNVQKYNSNNPGSTGELSPPSQTLITTGPAVTSSVPKTPSPVPPGKTGDETEKNLDKFCQKSLNDLMLTIAKLDSNGIVVIPEAQKNQLDSTQVDSSTDEALHSLGDGSSAMAKDDPNEDWCAVCMDGGDAVLCCDKCPKVFHLYCHIPSLKTFPDESETWQCMLCTNVLDCSEDPPGEKKPNTMSARELRIAQRIVLELYCQYEQSLPFREVVSPEIVEYHRIIKKPIALDMIKDKLKPDHPNHYTDLRQVLADIRLMFKNAFTYNPVESQVYQEARNLEEFFEKLLLKWAPNYACDDPFLSTQADEEEEVFPPNRKYRRIIND; this comes from the exons atgaagaaaaaaaaatcggtaaACATGGAGTCGCGAGTTAGTGAAATTTCGACGCTCGTCTCTGGAGCTATGGTGAAAGAAGAACCTATGGATCAATCTTCTGGCAATCAAGATTCTCAGCAGACACAATTACAGACCATTTGCAACGATGACGATAACGAGCAGAGAAATGAGTGCACACCCGAAagtcaggaacatgaaaaccGCGCATTTCTCAACAAGTGTGTTTTTTGCGACAAACAATTTACGTGCGATGAAGAATCGAAACTTTTAGAATGTCTTCACGCTGCCTGCTCAGCGTGCGTCAATAACAAACTCGCCGATTCCAATACTTCGGTAGACGTGGACGTTCTGc TAGAAAGCAACATTATTGTCTGTCAAATCTGCAACGTCACAAGTCAAACTCAAAATCTCATAGACAATAGATTTCATTCTAAATTTGTTGAAGATGATTGTAATCAAGGCATTGAAGACGAAAGCAAGGACATggaagaagataaaaaatgtacCAGCTGTCACGACAATGCGACAGCTACAAGTTGGTGTGTCGAGTgcgaagaatttatttgtgaaAATTGTGTATTG GCACATCAAAGGCTGAAAATAACTAAGGATCACACAATTAAGCCAAAAGATGAAGTCGCCAATTATTCTGAAAGTTCGAAGAAAGGAGACAAAAAGATTCCTAGTTATTTattttgtgcagtacatccaCATGAGCAATTATCACTGTTTTGCCAAACTTGCGACAGACTAACATGTCGAGACTGTCAACTTAGCGATCATCGAGATCACAAGTACAAATTCATTCATGAAATTGCAGCTGAAACACGAAGTTCGGTGGCGACACTATTGAAGGAAGTTAG TTACAAAAGAGTTTTGCTGAAGAGTGCAATGAAAGTTATCGAAGACCGACAAGTTTTAATACTGGAGAAGAAAAAGTCTCTTGTGCAAGACATCACACAAATGGTTGTTCA GTTAACGAACGCCATCAACACACGGGGGAAGCAATTAGTCATGAGATTAAATGAAGTTTGCGATCAGAAGCAAAATACtttgaatgagaaaaagattGCCTTGGATCAATTGTCTAAGCTGACTGATCATTGTATTCAGTTCGTTACACATGCACTTGAAAAAGGCTCGGATATGGAACTCTTGTACAGCAAAAG GTCTGTCACGGGTCATCTGCAGAGGATCAAGAGTCGAAGAGCTGATATTCCAAATCCGGAAATACCAGTGAGAATCCATCTGTCAATGGAAAAAGTGCCGGATTTGATAAAAG TTGTTTCGTCGATCGGTGCAATTGTGGTGGATGGCCGGGTGTATCGTTCGATGTCCCCAGCTTCGGGATCCGGAACGCCGACGATACCCTTAACAGAGCAATCATCGGAGTCGAGGCAGCAATCAGCGTCGAGAGGTTCAGCATCGGCATCGGATCGTTGTACACCGGTGTTGCAAGTACCTTCGGTGACACCACAGGCTAATAACAGTGCTCAACAAAATTCATACCAACCTATTAACTTGCAAGTATCTGTACATCAACAAAGTGGTGTTtcacaacagcagcaacagtcACAGTCTCAAGCTCCACAGctacaacaacagcaacaacagcagcagcagcaacaacaacaacaacaacaacaacagcagcaacagcaacaacatcATCAACAGCAGctacagcaacaacagcaacaaattCAACAGCAAATTCATCAAGCATCGCAACTCCAGCAAGCCCAAATAGCGCAAATGCAATCTCAACAAAATCAGAATTTCGCGatacaacaacagcaacagcaatcACAACATTATCCAGTGTTGAATGTCCAAAGAACATCGCCTCAAACTCAGTTACCCCAGCGTCTGTCACAAAATGTGAATTACAACGGACGGATCCAACAGCAAGCTTCGCAACAACAGCTAATGATGCAACAGCGACCACTCGGTGGTTGTCATCAGCAGCAGGTGACCTCTTCGACGCATCCTCATCAACAGGTCCACCTTGATCCATTGGGCCAACAGAACGCGAGTTTGCGTGGTCTTTTAGCTCACAACCCACCGCCCTTTCGTCCAGCTCCGAACCACGTGCCTTACAAATTACCCCCAGGCTATCGGTATCCAGCGAGTAGTCTACAACAGCGAGGACCACAGATGCAGACTTATCAACCGACCAATCCGTCCCTGGCTTCGGGGGGGCGAGTACAACAGTGTTCAACGGGCGCCGTACCACCGAGTCTCGCGGAAATGAATTATCACATGAAAATAGGCTCGATGCCACGATGGCACATACCACAAACAGCTAATCATTGCCTTCCATACTCTGGTTCCCGTAATTCAGCTGTACCACCCCCAGTTCCTATTTCTTTATCTAACGATACTTATAAAATTACGCTAAAAAATCAACAGCCTCCCCAGCAACCTCAGCTACAGCAACCACCGCAATCAGCcccacaacaacaacaacaacaacatcaCCAGgcacaacagcagcaacaacagcaaccgcagcagcagcagcagcaacaacaacaacaacaacaacaacaacaacaaccatccctgcaacaacagcagcaaccaCAACAACAACCATCGCTACAACATTCTCAACAACAATTACTCATTCAACAAACGAATAACAATGTACAAAAGTACAACTCAAACAATCCTGGATCAACCGGTGAACTCTCACCTCCCTCACAAACTCTCATCACTACCGGACCTGCCGTTACTTCCTCTGTACCAAAAACCCCCAGCCCTGTACCACCTGGAAAAACTGGTGACGAAACTGAGAAAAATTTGGATAAATTCTGCCAGAAATCTCTCAACGACCTCATGCTCACCATTGCCAAATTAGACTCCAATGGCATCGTCGTTATACCCGAGgcacaaaaaaatcaactgGATTCCACACAAGTTGATAGTTCTACCGATGAAGCTTTACATTCGCTCGGTGACGGCTCATCTG CAATGGCTAAAGATGATCCTAATGAAGATTGGTGCGCTGTATGCATGGATGGTGGAGATGCGGTTCTTTGCTGCGATAAGTGCCCCAAAGTCTTTCATCTCTATTGCCACATACCGAGTTTGAAAACTTTTCCGGA TGAAAGCGAAACTTGGCAGTGCATGCTTTGTACAAACGTCTTAGACTGCTCGGAAGATCCACCCGGCGAAAAGAAACCGAACACTATGAGCGCAAGGGAATTGAGGATAGCTCAGAGAATCGTACTCGAGTTGTATTGTCAGTATGAACAGAGTCTACCCTTTCGTGAAGTGGTTTCACCAGAG ATAGTGGAGTATCATCGGATAATCAAAAAACCCATAGCCCTGGATATGATAAAGGACAAATTGAAACCAGATCACCCCAATCATTATACCGATTTACGCCAAGTTTTGGCAGATATTAGACTGATGTTCAAAAATGCCTTTACCTACAATCCT GTTGAATCCCAGGTGTACCAGGAAGCACGTAATCTGGAAGAGTTCTTCGAAAAGCTGTTGTTGAAGTGGGCACCGAATTATGCATGTGACGATCCATTTTTATCGACTCAGGCGGACGAAGAGGAAGAGGTATTTCCACCGAATCGGAAATATCGGCGCATTATTAACGATTAA
- the LOC122408282 gene encoding E3 ubiquitin-protein ligase TRIM33-like isoform X1, whose amino-acid sequence MKKKKSVNMESRVSEISTLVSGAMVKEEPMDQSSGNQDSQQTQLQTICNDDDNEQRNECTPESQEHENRAFLNKCVFCDKQFTCDEESKLLECLHAACSACVNNKLADSNTSVDVDVLLESNIIVCQICNVTSQTQNLIDNRFHSKFVEDDCNQGIEDESKDMEEDKKCTSCHDNATATSWCVECEEFICENCVLAHQRLKITKDHTIKPKDEVANYSESSKKGDKKIPSYLFCAVHPHEQLSLFCQTCDRLTCRDCQLSDHRDHKYKFIHEIAAETRSSVATLLKEVSYKRVLLKSAMKVIEDRQVLILEKKKSLVQDITQMVVQLTNAINTRGKQLVMRLNEVCDQKQNTLNEKKIALDQLSKLTDHCIQFVTHALEKGSDMELLYSKRSVTGHLQRIKSRRADIPNPEIPVRIHLSMEKVPDLIKVVSSIGAIVVDGRVYRSMSPASGSGTPTIPLTEQSSESRQQSASRGSASASDRCTPVLQVPSVTPQANNSAQQNSYQPINLQVSVHQQSGVSQQQQQSQSQAPQLQQQQQQQQQQQQQQQQQQQQQQQHHQQQLQQQQQQIQQQIHQASQLQQAQIAQMQSQQNQNFAIQQQQQQSQHYPVLNVQRTSPQTQLPQRLSQNVNYNGRIQQQASQQQLMMQQRPLGGCHQQQVTSSTHPHQQVHLDPLGQQNASLRGLLAHNPPPFRPAPNHVPYKLPPGYRYPASSLQQRGPQMQTYQPTNPSLASGGRVQQCSTGAVPPSLAEMNYHMKIGSMPRWHIPQTANHCLPYSGSRNSAVPPPVPISLSNDTYKITLKNQQPPQQPQLQQPPQSAPQQQQQQHHQAQQQQQQQPQQQQQQQQQQQQQQQQPSLQQQQQPQQQPSLQHSQQQLLIQQTNNNVQKYNSNNPGSTGELSPPSQTLITTGPAVTSSVPKTPSPVPPGKTGDETEKNLDKFCQKSLNDLMLTIAKLDSNGIVVIPEAQKNQLDSTQVDSSTDEALHSLGDGSSDNSSAMAKDDPNEDWCAVCMDGGDAVLCCDKCPKVFHLYCHIPSLKTFPDESETWQCMLCTNVLDCSEDPPGEKKPNTMSARELRIAQRIVLELYCQYEQSLPFREVVSPEIVEYHRIIKKPIALDMIKDKLKPDHPNHYTDLRQVLADIRLMFKNAFTYNPVESQVYQEARNLEEFFEKLLLKWAPNYACDDPFLSTQADEEEEVFPPNRKYRRIIND is encoded by the exons atgaagaaaaaaaaatcggtaaACATGGAGTCGCGAGTTAGTGAAATTTCGACGCTCGTCTCTGGAGCTATGGTGAAAGAAGAACCTATGGATCAATCTTCTGGCAATCAAGATTCTCAGCAGACACAATTACAGACCATTTGCAACGATGACGATAACGAGCAGAGAAATGAGTGCACACCCGAAagtcaggaacatgaaaaccGCGCATTTCTCAACAAGTGTGTTTTTTGCGACAAACAATTTACGTGCGATGAAGAATCGAAACTTTTAGAATGTCTTCACGCTGCCTGCTCAGCGTGCGTCAATAACAAACTCGCCGATTCCAATACTTCGGTAGACGTGGACGTTCTGc TAGAAAGCAACATTATTGTCTGTCAAATCTGCAACGTCACAAGTCAAACTCAAAATCTCATAGACAATAGATTTCATTCTAAATTTGTTGAAGATGATTGTAATCAAGGCATTGAAGACGAAAGCAAGGACATggaagaagataaaaaatgtacCAGCTGTCACGACAATGCGACAGCTACAAGTTGGTGTGTCGAGTgcgaagaatttatttgtgaaAATTGTGTATTG GCACATCAAAGGCTGAAAATAACTAAGGATCACACAATTAAGCCAAAAGATGAAGTCGCCAATTATTCTGAAAGTTCGAAGAAAGGAGACAAAAAGATTCCTAGTTATTTattttgtgcagtacatccaCATGAGCAATTATCACTGTTTTGCCAAACTTGCGACAGACTAACATGTCGAGACTGTCAACTTAGCGATCATCGAGATCACAAGTACAAATTCATTCATGAAATTGCAGCTGAAACACGAAGTTCGGTGGCGACACTATTGAAGGAAGTTAG TTACAAAAGAGTTTTGCTGAAGAGTGCAATGAAAGTTATCGAAGACCGACAAGTTTTAATACTGGAGAAGAAAAAGTCTCTTGTGCAAGACATCACACAAATGGTTGTTCA GTTAACGAACGCCATCAACACACGGGGGAAGCAATTAGTCATGAGATTAAATGAAGTTTGCGATCAGAAGCAAAATACtttgaatgagaaaaagattGCCTTGGATCAATTGTCTAAGCTGACTGATCATTGTATTCAGTTCGTTACACATGCACTTGAAAAAGGCTCGGATATGGAACTCTTGTACAGCAAAAG GTCTGTCACGGGTCATCTGCAGAGGATCAAGAGTCGAAGAGCTGATATTCCAAATCCGGAAATACCAGTGAGAATCCATCTGTCAATGGAAAAAGTGCCGGATTTGATAAAAG TTGTTTCGTCGATCGGTGCAATTGTGGTGGATGGCCGGGTGTATCGTTCGATGTCCCCAGCTTCGGGATCCGGAACGCCGACGATACCCTTAACAGAGCAATCATCGGAGTCGAGGCAGCAATCAGCGTCGAGAGGTTCAGCATCGGCATCGGATCGTTGTACACCGGTGTTGCAAGTACCTTCGGTGACACCACAGGCTAATAACAGTGCTCAACAAAATTCATACCAACCTATTAACTTGCAAGTATCTGTACATCAACAAAGTGGTGTTtcacaacagcagcaacagtcACAGTCTCAAGCTCCACAGctacaacaacagcaacaacagcagcagcagcaacaacaacaacaacaacaacaacagcagcaacagcaacaacatcATCAACAGCAGctacagcaacaacagcaacaaattCAACAGCAAATTCATCAAGCATCGCAACTCCAGCAAGCCCAAATAGCGCAAATGCAATCTCAACAAAATCAGAATTTCGCGatacaacaacagcaacagcaatcACAACATTATCCAGTGTTGAATGTCCAAAGAACATCGCCTCAAACTCAGTTACCCCAGCGTCTGTCACAAAATGTGAATTACAACGGACGGATCCAACAGCAAGCTTCGCAACAACAGCTAATGATGCAACAGCGACCACTCGGTGGTTGTCATCAGCAGCAGGTGACCTCTTCGACGCATCCTCATCAACAGGTCCACCTTGATCCATTGGGCCAACAGAACGCGAGTTTGCGTGGTCTTTTAGCTCACAACCCACCGCCCTTTCGTCCAGCTCCGAACCACGTGCCTTACAAATTACCCCCAGGCTATCGGTATCCAGCGAGTAGTCTACAACAGCGAGGACCACAGATGCAGACTTATCAACCGACCAATCCGTCCCTGGCTTCGGGGGGGCGAGTACAACAGTGTTCAACGGGCGCCGTACCACCGAGTCTCGCGGAAATGAATTATCACATGAAAATAGGCTCGATGCCACGATGGCACATACCACAAACAGCTAATCATTGCCTTCCATACTCTGGTTCCCGTAATTCAGCTGTACCACCCCCAGTTCCTATTTCTTTATCTAACGATACTTATAAAATTACGCTAAAAAATCAACAGCCTCCCCAGCAACCTCAGCTACAGCAACCACCGCAATCAGCcccacaacaacaacaacaacaacatcaCCAGgcacaacagcagcaacaacagcaaccgcagcagcagcagcagcaacaacaacaacaacaacaacaacaacaacaaccatccctgcaacaacagcagcaaccaCAACAACAACCATCGCTACAACATTCTCAACAACAATTACTCATTCAACAAACGAATAACAATGTACAAAAGTACAACTCAAACAATCCTGGATCAACCGGTGAACTCTCACCTCCCTCACAAACTCTCATCACTACCGGACCTGCCGTTACTTCCTCTGTACCAAAAACCCCCAGCCCTGTACCACCTGGAAAAACTGGTGACGAAACTGAGAAAAATTTGGATAAATTCTGCCAGAAATCTCTCAACGACCTCATGCTCACCATTGCCAAATTAGACTCCAATGGCATCGTCGTTATACCCGAGgcacaaaaaaatcaactgGATTCCACACAAGTTGATAGTTCTACCGATGAAGCTTTACATTCGCTCGGTGACGGCTCATCTG ATAATTCATCAGCAATGGCTAAAGATGATCCTAATGAAGATTGGTGCGCTGTATGCATGGATGGTGGAGATGCGGTTCTTTGCTGCGATAAGTGCCCCAAAGTCTTTCATCTCTATTGCCACATACCGAGTTTGAAAACTTTTCCGGA TGAAAGCGAAACTTGGCAGTGCATGCTTTGTACAAACGTCTTAGACTGCTCGGAAGATCCACCCGGCGAAAAGAAACCGAACACTATGAGCGCAAGGGAATTGAGGATAGCTCAGAGAATCGTACTCGAGTTGTATTGTCAGTATGAACAGAGTCTACCCTTTCGTGAAGTGGTTTCACCAGAG ATAGTGGAGTATCATCGGATAATCAAAAAACCCATAGCCCTGGATATGATAAAGGACAAATTGAAACCAGATCACCCCAATCATTATACCGATTTACGCCAAGTTTTGGCAGATATTAGACTGATGTTCAAAAATGCCTTTACCTACAATCCT GTTGAATCCCAGGTGTACCAGGAAGCACGTAATCTGGAAGAGTTCTTCGAAAAGCTGTTGTTGAAGTGGGCACCGAATTATGCATGTGACGATCCATTTTTATCGACTCAGGCGGACGAAGAGGAAGAGGTATTTCCACCGAATCGGAAATATCGGCGCATTATTAACGATTAA
- the LOC122408282 gene encoding E3 ubiquitin-protein ligase TRIM33-like isoform X2: MKKKKSVNMESRVSEISTLVSGAMVKEEPMDQSSGNQDSQQTQLQTICNDDDNEQRNECTPESQEHENRAFLNKCVFCDKQFTCDEESKLLECLHAACSACVNNKLADSNTSVDVDVLQSNIIVCQICNVTSQTQNLIDNRFHSKFVEDDCNQGIEDESKDMEEDKKCTSCHDNATATSWCVECEEFICENCVLAHQRLKITKDHTIKPKDEVANYSESSKKGDKKIPSYLFCAVHPHEQLSLFCQTCDRLTCRDCQLSDHRDHKYKFIHEIAAETRSSVATLLKEVSYKRVLLKSAMKVIEDRQVLILEKKKSLVQDITQMVVQLTNAINTRGKQLVMRLNEVCDQKQNTLNEKKIALDQLSKLTDHCIQFVTHALEKGSDMELLYSKRSVTGHLQRIKSRRADIPNPEIPVRIHLSMEKVPDLIKVVSSIGAIVVDGRVYRSMSPASGSGTPTIPLTEQSSESRQQSASRGSASASDRCTPVLQVPSVTPQANNSAQQNSYQPINLQVSVHQQSGVSQQQQQSQSQAPQLQQQQQQQQQQQQQQQQQQQQQQQHHQQQLQQQQQQIQQQIHQASQLQQAQIAQMQSQQNQNFAIQQQQQQSQHYPVLNVQRTSPQTQLPQRLSQNVNYNGRIQQQASQQQLMMQQRPLGGCHQQQVTSSTHPHQQVHLDPLGQQNASLRGLLAHNPPPFRPAPNHVPYKLPPGYRYPASSLQQRGPQMQTYQPTNPSLASGGRVQQCSTGAVPPSLAEMNYHMKIGSMPRWHIPQTANHCLPYSGSRNSAVPPPVPISLSNDTYKITLKNQQPPQQPQLQQPPQSAPQQQQQQHHQAQQQQQQQPQQQQQQQQQQQQQQQQPSLQQQQQPQQQPSLQHSQQQLLIQQTNNNVQKYNSNNPGSTGELSPPSQTLITTGPAVTSSVPKTPSPVPPGKTGDETEKNLDKFCQKSLNDLMLTIAKLDSNGIVVIPEAQKNQLDSTQVDSSTDEALHSLGDGSSDNSSAMAKDDPNEDWCAVCMDGGDAVLCCDKCPKVFHLYCHIPSLKTFPDESETWQCMLCTNVLDCSEDPPGEKKPNTMSARELRIAQRIVLELYCQYEQSLPFREVVSPEIVEYHRIIKKPIALDMIKDKLKPDHPNHYTDLRQVLADIRLMFKNAFTYNPVESQVYQEARNLEEFFEKLLLKWAPNYACDDPFLSTQADEEEEVFPPNRKYRRIIND, from the exons atgaagaaaaaaaaatcggtaaACATGGAGTCGCGAGTTAGTGAAATTTCGACGCTCGTCTCTGGAGCTATGGTGAAAGAAGAACCTATGGATCAATCTTCTGGCAATCAAGATTCTCAGCAGACACAATTACAGACCATTTGCAACGATGACGATAACGAGCAGAGAAATGAGTGCACACCCGAAagtcaggaacatgaaaaccGCGCATTTCTCAACAAGTGTGTTTTTTGCGACAAACAATTTACGTGCGATGAAGAATCGAAACTTTTAGAATGTCTTCACGCTGCCTGCTCAGCGTGCGTCAATAACAAACTCGCCGATTCCAATACTTCGGTAGACGTGGACGTTCTGc AAAGCAACATTATTGTCTGTCAAATCTGCAACGTCACAAGTCAAACTCAAAATCTCATAGACAATAGATTTCATTCTAAATTTGTTGAAGATGATTGTAATCAAGGCATTGAAGACGAAAGCAAGGACATggaagaagataaaaaatgtacCAGCTGTCACGACAATGCGACAGCTACAAGTTGGTGTGTCGAGTgcgaagaatttatttgtgaaAATTGTGTATTG GCACATCAAAGGCTGAAAATAACTAAGGATCACACAATTAAGCCAAAAGATGAAGTCGCCAATTATTCTGAAAGTTCGAAGAAAGGAGACAAAAAGATTCCTAGTTATTTattttgtgcagtacatccaCATGAGCAATTATCACTGTTTTGCCAAACTTGCGACAGACTAACATGTCGAGACTGTCAACTTAGCGATCATCGAGATCACAAGTACAAATTCATTCATGAAATTGCAGCTGAAACACGAAGTTCGGTGGCGACACTATTGAAGGAAGTTAG TTACAAAAGAGTTTTGCTGAAGAGTGCAATGAAAGTTATCGAAGACCGACAAGTTTTAATACTGGAGAAGAAAAAGTCTCTTGTGCAAGACATCACACAAATGGTTGTTCA GTTAACGAACGCCATCAACACACGGGGGAAGCAATTAGTCATGAGATTAAATGAAGTTTGCGATCAGAAGCAAAATACtttgaatgagaaaaagattGCCTTGGATCAATTGTCTAAGCTGACTGATCATTGTATTCAGTTCGTTACACATGCACTTGAAAAAGGCTCGGATATGGAACTCTTGTACAGCAAAAG GTCTGTCACGGGTCATCTGCAGAGGATCAAGAGTCGAAGAGCTGATATTCCAAATCCGGAAATACCAGTGAGAATCCATCTGTCAATGGAAAAAGTGCCGGATTTGATAAAAG TTGTTTCGTCGATCGGTGCAATTGTGGTGGATGGCCGGGTGTATCGTTCGATGTCCCCAGCTTCGGGATCCGGAACGCCGACGATACCCTTAACAGAGCAATCATCGGAGTCGAGGCAGCAATCAGCGTCGAGAGGTTCAGCATCGGCATCGGATCGTTGTACACCGGTGTTGCAAGTACCTTCGGTGACACCACAGGCTAATAACAGTGCTCAACAAAATTCATACCAACCTATTAACTTGCAAGTATCTGTACATCAACAAAGTGGTGTTtcacaacagcagcaacagtcACAGTCTCAAGCTCCACAGctacaacaacagcaacaacagcagcagcagcaacaacaacaacaacaacaacaacagcagcaacagcaacaacatcATCAACAGCAGctacagcaacaacagcaacaaattCAACAGCAAATTCATCAAGCATCGCAACTCCAGCAAGCCCAAATAGCGCAAATGCAATCTCAACAAAATCAGAATTTCGCGatacaacaacagcaacagcaatcACAACATTATCCAGTGTTGAATGTCCAAAGAACATCGCCTCAAACTCAGTTACCCCAGCGTCTGTCACAAAATGTGAATTACAACGGACGGATCCAACAGCAAGCTTCGCAACAACAGCTAATGATGCAACAGCGACCACTCGGTGGTTGTCATCAGCAGCAGGTGACCTCTTCGACGCATCCTCATCAACAGGTCCACCTTGATCCATTGGGCCAACAGAACGCGAGTTTGCGTGGTCTTTTAGCTCACAACCCACCGCCCTTTCGTCCAGCTCCGAACCACGTGCCTTACAAATTACCCCCAGGCTATCGGTATCCAGCGAGTAGTCTACAACAGCGAGGACCACAGATGCAGACTTATCAACCGACCAATCCGTCCCTGGCTTCGGGGGGGCGAGTACAACAGTGTTCAACGGGCGCCGTACCACCGAGTCTCGCGGAAATGAATTATCACATGAAAATAGGCTCGATGCCACGATGGCACATACCACAAACAGCTAATCATTGCCTTCCATACTCTGGTTCCCGTAATTCAGCTGTACCACCCCCAGTTCCTATTTCTTTATCTAACGATACTTATAAAATTACGCTAAAAAATCAACAGCCTCCCCAGCAACCTCAGCTACAGCAACCACCGCAATCAGCcccacaacaacaacaacaacaacatcaCCAGgcacaacagcagcaacaacagcaaccgcagcagcagcagcagcaacaacaacaacaacaacaacaacaacaacaaccatccctgcaacaacagcagcaaccaCAACAACAACCATCGCTACAACATTCTCAACAACAATTACTCATTCAACAAACGAATAACAATGTACAAAAGTACAACTCAAACAATCCTGGATCAACCGGTGAACTCTCACCTCCCTCACAAACTCTCATCACTACCGGACCTGCCGTTACTTCCTCTGTACCAAAAACCCCCAGCCCTGTACCACCTGGAAAAACTGGTGACGAAACTGAGAAAAATTTGGATAAATTCTGCCAGAAATCTCTCAACGACCTCATGCTCACCATTGCCAAATTAGACTCCAATGGCATCGTCGTTATACCCGAGgcacaaaaaaatcaactgGATTCCACACAAGTTGATAGTTCTACCGATGAAGCTTTACATTCGCTCGGTGACGGCTCATCTG ATAATTCATCAGCAATGGCTAAAGATGATCCTAATGAAGATTGGTGCGCTGTATGCATGGATGGTGGAGATGCGGTTCTTTGCTGCGATAAGTGCCCCAAAGTCTTTCATCTCTATTGCCACATACCGAGTTTGAAAACTTTTCCGGA TGAAAGCGAAACTTGGCAGTGCATGCTTTGTACAAACGTCTTAGACTGCTCGGAAGATCCACCCGGCGAAAAGAAACCGAACACTATGAGCGCAAGGGAATTGAGGATAGCTCAGAGAATCGTACTCGAGTTGTATTGTCAGTATGAACAGAGTCTACCCTTTCGTGAAGTGGTTTCACCAGAG ATAGTGGAGTATCATCGGATAATCAAAAAACCCATAGCCCTGGATATGATAAAGGACAAATTGAAACCAGATCACCCCAATCATTATACCGATTTACGCCAAGTTTTGGCAGATATTAGACTGATGTTCAAAAATGCCTTTACCTACAATCCT GTTGAATCCCAGGTGTACCAGGAAGCACGTAATCTGGAAGAGTTCTTCGAAAAGCTGTTGTTGAAGTGGGCACCGAATTATGCATGTGACGATCCATTTTTATCGACTCAGGCGGACGAAGAGGAAGAGGTATTTCCACCGAATCGGAAATATCGGCGCATTATTAACGATTAA